The nucleotide window GGATCGAATAAAACATCGAGGGTGGTCAGAGATTTTCCTGAAGGGACAATACTCATCACCGGAATATCTGATTCCCTGATGATTTCAAGTGCATGAGAACCAATAAAATATTCAGTTATATCGAGTTCCTGCTGGGTCATGATCATGATCAGTCCGGCTTTCAGTCTGGCAGCATATTCAATGACTATTCTGGCAATATCCCCTGTTTCATCCTTTACCAGCTCCGTAGTGCAATCAATTTTTTCCGCTATGATTTTCGTTTTGGCCTCCATCATCTTCTGATAAATCAGGCTTTCTTTTTCCTTAATGTTGACATTCAGAACAGAAACAATATGAATTTTAGACTTGAAATATCTGGCAAACTGAATGGCATAAGCTACTTTTTCTTTGGTTTCTTTGGTAAGATCGAGGGGAAGAACAATATTTCTGTAAGAAATTTTCTGTTCAAGTCCTTTAACGGTAATCACCGGAATTTTTGATTCCTTGATCACTGCAAGGGTATTGCTGCCAATAAATTTTTTCGTAATGCCCGATGTTCCGTTGGTTCCCATTACAATCAGCCTTGCCCCGATTTCATCAGCCGTTTCAAGGATGGAACGGTAAACTTTTCCTTTCGTTACCATGACTGAGATGGTGGCATTGGATACTTTTGTCGATTCTGCCTTAATATTTTCGAGTTTTTCCAGTGCCTTTTCCCTTATTTCCTGATAATCATCGTGAGGCCTGACAAAGTTCAACAGACTGCCCGACTGTTCCACCACAAATAATATCACTATTTCAGCATCAAAGAGGCGGAATAAGTTAAGGGTATGTTCGAGAGCAACCATCGATTGCTCCTGAAAATCAACGGGGACAAGTATCTTATTTTTTGAATCGCTTTTCATATTAATTTACATTAGTCAGTTTTCTAAAAGGGCTTCAAAAATACATCATTAGCCCGATTTATGCCTGTATATTTTTAAAAATCATGTCCATTCGCTGTCGTCCATCCAC belongs to Sphingobacteriales bacterium and includes:
- a CDS encoding universal stress protein; the protein is MKSDSKNKILVPVDFQEQSMVALEHTLNLFRLFDAEIVILFVVEQSGSLLNFVRPHDDYQEIREKALEKLENIKAESTKVSNATISVMVTKGKVYRSILETADEIGARLIVMGTNGTSGITKKFIGSNTLAVIKESKIPVITVKGLEQKISYRNIVLPLDLTKETKEKVAYAIQFARYFKSKIHIVSVLNVNIKEKESLIYQKMMEAKTKIIAEKIDCTTELVKDETGDIARIVIEYAARLKAGLIMIMTQQELDITEYFIGSHALEIIRESDIPVMSIVPSGKSLTTLDVLFDP